A genomic window from Halorubrum lacusprofundi ATCC 49239 includes:
- a CDS encoding IMPACT family protein produces MSETYLTVGESATARFEVQGSEFFGHVAPADTVAAAEEFIDRVRTEYDDATHNVPAYRVPAGEASARTPGSEVMLREYSSDDGEPTGSAGKPALNVLQQRDIRNVVAVVTRYYGGTNLGVGGLARAYSRAVKDGVDEAGVIEERPHRQLVVETAYDDSGTVRGVIESSGVEFDADYDERVRLVLRVPVAEVESLVERLNSATSGRVEIDR; encoded by the coding sequence ATGAGCGAGACGTACCTGACTGTCGGGGAATCCGCGACGGCGAGGTTCGAGGTGCAGGGTTCGGAGTTCTTCGGGCACGTCGCACCGGCCGATACGGTGGCTGCGGCCGAGGAGTTTATCGACCGCGTTCGGACCGAGTACGACGACGCGACCCACAACGTGCCGGCGTACCGAGTTCCCGCAGGCGAGGCCTCAGCCCGGACGCCGGGCAGCGAGGTCATGCTCCGGGAGTACTCTTCGGACGACGGGGAGCCGACCGGCTCGGCTGGGAAGCCGGCGCTCAACGTCCTTCAGCAGCGTGATATTCGGAACGTCGTCGCGGTGGTGACCCGGTACTACGGCGGGACGAACCTCGGCGTCGGCGGGCTCGCGCGCGCCTACTCGCGGGCGGTGAAAGACGGAGTCGACGAGGCGGGCGTGATCGAGGAGCGACCGCACCGTCAGCTGGTCGTGGAGACCGCGTACGACGATTCGGGGACCGTCCGAGGCGTGATCGAGTCGTCGGGCGTCGAGTTCGACGCCGACTACGACGAGCGTGTGCGGCTCGTGCTTCGGGTTCCCGTGGCCGAGGTGGAGTCGCTCGTGGAACGACTCAACAGCGCGACCAGCGGCCGCGTCGAGATCGACCGGTAA
- a CDS encoding Cdc6/Cdc18 family protein, which produces MDEGENTPQADESKDNSGITGDRSGTDQVDETDGSDETDANLDDPPSPGSTNSDLNTDLQSDPETDVSTDIDVGSGGRDRSSPDVDFDGVVLDDDDDNQGLFDDLLSGEPIFENKEVLRPSYTPHELPHRNDQINRMATILVSALRGETPSNILIYGKTGTGKTASAKFVSQELESTSQKYDVPCEVEYINCEVTDTQYRVLAQLANTFIEKNQAVIADQLERCRELRSAAADAPAALADTEFATLDDLDARIDELETDAEEMEEVPMTGWPTDRVYSTFFEAVDYHERVVVIMLDEIDKLVEKSGDDTLYNLSRMNSELNRSRISIMGISNDLKFTDFLDPRVKSSLGEEEIVFPPYDANQLRDILQHRADISFKQDALTDDVIPLCAAFAAQEHGDARRALDLLRTAGELAERSQAEIVAEKHVRQAQDKIELDRVVEVVRTLPTQSKIVLFAVILLEKNGVHNINTGEVFNIYKRLCEEIDADVLTQRRVTDLISELDMLGIVNAVVVSKGRYGRTKEMGLSVPVEETEAVLLSDSRLGDIENAQPFVQARFDN; this is translated from the coding sequence ATGGACGAAGGAGAGAACACACCGCAGGCCGATGAATCGAAAGACAACAGCGGGATAACCGGCGATCGGTCCGGGACTGACCAGGTTGACGAAACCGACGGATCCGACGAAACCGACGCTAACCTCGACGATCCGCCATCACCCGGCTCGACGAACTCTGATTTAAACACGGATCTACAGTCGGATCCCGAAACTGACGTTTCCACGGACATCGATGTCGGAAGCGGCGGACGAGACCGCTCCTCTCCGGATGTCGACTTCGACGGTGTCGTCCTCGACGACGACGACGACAACCAGGGTCTGTTCGACGATCTGCTCTCCGGAGAGCCGATATTCGAGAATAAAGAGGTCCTCCGTCCCTCCTACACTCCCCACGAGCTTCCCCACCGAAACGACCAGATCAATCGGATGGCGACGATCCTCGTCTCCGCGCTGCGCGGGGAAACGCCCTCTAATATCCTCATTTACGGCAAGACGGGAACGGGGAAGACGGCCTCCGCGAAGTTCGTCTCCCAAGAGCTTGAGTCCACCTCACAGAAATACGACGTACCCTGCGAGGTCGAGTACATTAACTGCGAGGTGACGGACACGCAGTACCGCGTCCTCGCGCAGCTCGCGAACACCTTTATCGAGAAGAACCAGGCGGTCATCGCGGACCAACTGGAGCGGTGTCGCGAACTCCGCTCTGCCGCCGCCGACGCTCCAGCCGCCCTCGCCGACACCGAGTTCGCAACGCTCGACGACCTCGACGCGCGAATCGACGAGCTCGAAACCGATGCCGAAGAGATGGAGGAGGTCCCCATGACTGGCTGGCCCACCGACCGGGTCTACTCGACCTTCTTCGAGGCAGTCGACTACCACGAGCGCGTGGTTGTTATCATGCTCGACGAGATCGACAAGCTTGTCGAGAAGAGCGGGGACGACACCCTCTATAACCTCTCTCGGATGAACTCGGAACTCAACAGGTCCCGGATCTCGATCATGGGGATCTCGAACGATCTGAAATTCACCGATTTCCTCGACCCCCGTGTCAAGTCGAGCCTTGGCGAGGAAGAGATCGTCTTCCCGCCCTACGACGCGAACCAGCTCCGCGACATCCTCCAGCACCGCGCCGATATTTCGTTCAAGCAGGACGCGCTCACGGACGACGTGATCCCCCTCTGTGCGGCGTTCGCCGCTCAGGAACACGGCGACGCCCGTCGCGCGCTCGATCTACTCCGTACTGCGGGCGAACTCGCCGAGCGCTCGCAGGCTGAGATCGTCGCCGAGAAACACGTCCGGCAGGCGCAGGACAAGATCGAACTCGACCGCGTCGTCGAGGTTGTCCGCACCCTCCCGACCCAGAGCAAGATCGTGCTGTTCGCGGTCATCCTCTTGGAGAAGAACGGCGTGCACAACATCAACACTGGCGAGGTATTCAACATCTACAAACGCCTCTGCGAGGAGATCGACGCCGACGTGCTCACCCAGCGCCGCGTCACCGACCTCATCAGCGAACTCGACATGCTCGGGATCGTCAACGCCGTCGTCGTCTCGAAGGGGCGCTACGGCCGGACCAAGGAGATGGGCCTGTCGGTTCCCGTCGAGGAGACCGAGGCCGTCTTGCTGTCCGACTCCCGACTCGGCGACATCGAGAACGCGCAGCCGTTCGTCCAGGCCCGATTCGACAACTGA
- a CDS encoding DNA-directed DNA polymerase II small subunit gives MPLESNARIVKELARRGYNAEREAITLLASAPDSAAAVESVVDRAPDDALRITTDHVRAVTNDQSVSGGDSAVSPPDSAASGPGSAASGPGSAASGPGSTASVADPTTESPPTRNSDQPPSTTSTEGSPVEMEGSSLDHVPGSDRDAENPETDIDTEIDRDSDSNADSSVDRSPDRSPDSTSHHDPDIRELEVGNDMTGQSTGTGEYSDFVRTFRDRYERLSKVLRGRVNHRPAEAIAEMPGGSDAAMIGLVNDVRSTKSGHWLVELEDTTGTFPALIMKDKGLADLVDEIMMDECLAIEGTLADDSGILFADSLHFPDVPRTHRTGAADRHVQAALISDIHVGSDEFMVDAWSSFTDWLHTPEAEPVEYLLLAGDMVEGVGVYPDQDEELEIVDIYDQYEAFAEYLKEVPADTEIVMIPGNHDAVRLAEPQPGFNDEIRSIMDVHDAQIVSNPATVTVEGVDVLMYHGVSLDEVIAELPEEKASYDEPHKAMYQLLKKRHVAPQFGGHTRVAPEERDYLVIEDVPDVFHTGHVHKLGWGKYHNVLAVNSGCWQAQTDFQKSVNINPDSGYAPILDLDTLDMTVRKFA, from the coding sequence GTGCCGCTGGAGTCGAACGCCCGGATCGTCAAGGAGCTCGCCAGGCGCGGATACAACGCTGAACGCGAAGCGATCACCCTCTTGGCGAGCGCGCCCGACTCCGCCGCTGCCGTCGAATCGGTCGTCGACCGCGCCCCGGACGACGCCCTCCGCATCACCACCGACCACGTCCGCGCCGTCACGAACGACCAGTCAGTTTCTGGCGGTGATTCAGCCGTTTCACCCCCCGACTCGGCTGCGTCCGGCCCCGGCTCGGCTGCGTCCGGCCCCGGCTCGGCTGCGTCCGGCCCCGGCTCGACCGCCTCTGTCGCCGATCCAACCACAGAATCACCTCCAACCCGAAACAGCGATCAACCGCCTTCTACGACCTCGACGGAGGGATCTCCAGTCGAAATGGAGGGGTCTTCTTTGGACCACGTTCCCGGCTCCGATCGCGATGCCGAGAACCCGGAGACCGATATCGATACCGAAATCGACCGCGACTCCGACAGTAATGCCGACAGCAGCGTCGATCGCAGCCCCGATCGCAGCCCCGACAGCACCTCTCACCACGATCCCGATATCCGAGAGCTGGAAGTCGGTAACGACATGACCGGTCAGAGTACTGGGACCGGGGAGTACAGCGACTTCGTTCGGACGTTTCGCGACCGGTACGAGCGGCTCTCGAAGGTCCTTCGCGGCCGCGTCAACCACCGCCCTGCCGAGGCGATCGCGGAGATGCCCGGCGGGAGCGACGCCGCGATGATCGGCCTCGTCAACGATGTCCGGTCCACCAAATCCGGCCACTGGCTCGTCGAACTAGAAGACACGACCGGAACCTTCCCCGCGCTGATCATGAAAGACAAGGGGCTCGCCGACCTCGTCGACGAGATCATGATGGACGAGTGCCTCGCTATCGAGGGGACGCTCGCCGATGACTCCGGAATCTTATTCGCCGACTCCCTCCACTTCCCCGACGTTCCCCGGACTCACCGGACGGGGGCGGCCGACCGTCACGTGCAGGCCGCGCTGATCTCCGATATCCACGTCGGCAGCGACGAGTTCATGGTCGACGCATGGAGTAGCTTCACCGATTGGCTCCACACGCCCGAGGCCGAACCGGTGGAGTACCTGCTGCTCGCCGGCGACATGGTCGAGGGCGTCGGCGTCTACCCCGATCAGGACGAGGAACTGGAGATCGTCGACATCTACGACCAGTACGAGGCGTTCGCGGAGTACCTCAAGGAGGTGCCGGCTGACACCGAAATCGTGATGATCCCCGGCAACCACGACGCGGTCCGACTCGCGGAGCCCCAGCCCGGGTTCAACGACGAGATCCGCTCCATCATGGATGTCCACGACGCGCAGATCGTCTCGAACCCCGCGACCGTCACCGTCGAGGGCGTCGACGTGTTGATGTACCACGGCGTCTCCCTCGACGAGGTAATCGCGGAGCTCCCCGAGGAGAAGGCGAGCTACGACGAACCCCACAAGGCGATGTACCAGCTTTTAAAGAAGCGTCACGTCGCGCCGCAGTTCGGCGGCCACACCCGCGTTGCCCCGGAGGAGCGCGACTACCTCGTCATCGAGGACGTGCCCGACGTGTTCCACACCGGTCACGTCCACAAGCTCGGCTGGGGGAAGTACCACAACGTGCTCGCCGTCAACTCCGGTTGCTGGCAAGCGCAGACCGACTTCCAGAAGTCCGTCAACATCAATCCCGACTCCGGCTACGCGCCCATCCTCGACCTGGACACTCTCGACATGACCGTCAGGAAATTCGCGTGA
- a CDS encoding S26 family signal peptidase translates to MDEGDRSDGGDEPDRKTGSADSDPVNDGDFSGDDGNGGDQSVSKEDCETGPGESSETGSADTETPSDERGRASDDRIETGQAGSKPSRGRGETGRDRTETDRDSNSSGKGVLYRFRHNREGPLMWIREMLSSVAIVLVIGLILFGVSGVWPPMVAVESGSMEPNIEVGDLVFVTEPGRLAPDAADNDIGVVTHEVGETADYQTFGSYGSVVIYRPPGRTTSPIIHRAMFHVEEGENWHDRADDRYHNAADCGELNHCPAPHDGFITLGDNNGEYDQANGLAAPVKADWVTGVARVRVPYLGYVRLITTGQADLSDVLATSVVMQTGGVGADADGVSSGSGSSEKITVPDAKPIVSGGEVTAEAVA, encoded by the coding sequence ATGGACGAAGGGGACCGGTCGGACGGCGGCGACGAACCCGACCGGAAGACCGGATCGGCAGACAGCGATCCCGTCAACGACGGCGATTTCAGCGGCGACGACGGAAACGGCGGCGACCAGTCGGTTTCCAAAGAGGATTGTGAGACGGGTCCCGGGGAAAGTTCTGAAACAGGTTCTGCGGACACCGAGACACCGAGTGACGAACGCGGCCGAGCCTCCGACGATCGGATCGAAACTGGTCAGGCCGGATCAAAACCAAGTCGAGGGAGGGGTGAAACGGGACGAGACCGAACCGAAACGGACCGAGACTCGAATTCTTCCGGCAAAGGGGTCCTGTACCGGTTCCGTCACAACAGAGAGGGGCCGCTGATGTGGATCCGGGAAATGCTCTCCAGCGTGGCCATCGTGCTTGTGATCGGCCTGATCCTGTTCGGCGTCAGCGGCGTGTGGCCGCCGATGGTCGCGGTCGAGTCCGGGAGCATGGAGCCGAACATTGAGGTTGGTGACCTCGTCTTCGTCACGGAGCCGGGGCGACTTGCACCCGACGCCGCGGACAACGACATCGGTGTCGTGACTCACGAGGTCGGGGAGACCGCTGACTACCAGACGTTCGGGTCCTACGGCTCGGTGGTGATCTACCGACCACCGGGACGGACGACTTCGCCGATCATCCATCGGGCGATGTTTCATGTGGAGGAAGGCGAAAACTGGCACGACCGCGCCGACGATCGGTACCACAACGCCGCCGACTGCGGGGAACTCAACCACTGTCCCGCACCCCACGACGGATTCATCACGCTCGGCGACAACAACGGCGAGTACGATCAGGCGAACGGGCTCGCCGCGCCGGTCAAGGCCGACTGGGTGACCGGAGTCGCGCGGGTCCGTGTGCCGTACCTCGGCTACGTGCGACTGATCACGACCGGCCAGGCGGATCTGAGTGACGTGTTGGCGACGAGCGTCGTGATGCAGACTGGAGGGGTCGGCGCCGACGCCGACGGAGTCAGTAGTGGAAGTGGATCTAGCGAGAAGATCACCGTTCCTGACGCGAAGCCCATCGTTTCGGGTGGAGAGGTAACCGCGGAGGCCGTCGCTTAA